From Geomonas agri, one genomic window encodes:
- a CDS encoding putative bifunctional diguanylate cyclase/phosphodiesterase, whose product MRLWLKLLLSYLAIICATVLISIGGISGAQKVRDSFYKVNKEVIPHLLALKDLRYAGLRIVSSSMEYAFLTSVQPAGGEGKEDLEAKAEEARLLEDGRSTFTANLELCSKTLVHGTETMPKALESGGQDLLKESRNYIALVDARGSSSQLIAAKERFEQAERDFLQVVNEAHDREMADLNLHLAATLQNVSSAIVSAVVLSVVALTAALFLSVTVPYKISRRIGILKDAAAAVAAGKRDVVVPVTEHDEITAVSASFNTMVQRLRESEERLSSTNKYLDSIIATMPEALTVVSREGAILDVNRATEEVFGFARKDMVGRDFAGLFVDPNLGDDFIAAVLRQEGLVEREASLTTEDGRAIHVHLSATMLESSENRDRFLCLSHDITLRKQAEQEVHNLAYFDQLTGLANRTLFYDRCSQALARAKRYGEMFAILFFDLDHFKDVNDTLGHHAGDQLLQLVVQRFRTIIRASDTFARLGGDEFALLCCQVSGVDGVTKLAEKLLDLGKQPFEVENRQIYSGASIGIVLFPEDGGDIATLLKNGDLAMYAAKSAGGNRYQFFSKGLNQQALERVALEAALREALKNDRLTLHYQPQLELPGGRGLGMEALARWHDDTLGEVSPARFIPIAEQTGLIHELGAWVLREACVQCKRWHQKGYQVTVSVNVSIKQMMQEGFSEMVVGTLLEAGLEPKFLDLELTESMLMEKAAESVAMLRMFKSLGVQISIDDFGTGYSSLSYLKNFSVDRIKIDQSFVRDVTARDDAVGIIKAIVAIGHSMGLQVIAEGVESQEEQEKLLLCKCDQVQGYLHARPMPPPQAAAFLQDAFARAEAGAGKGENL is encoded by the coding sequence ATGCGACTTTGGCTTAAATTGCTGTTGAGTTATCTCGCCATCATCTGTGCCACCGTCCTGATCTCGATCGGGGGGATATCAGGTGCACAGAAGGTGCGGGACAGCTTTTACAAAGTCAACAAGGAGGTCATCCCCCACCTGCTCGCGCTCAAGGATCTACGCTATGCAGGGCTGCGTATTGTCTCTTCATCGATGGAGTACGCGTTCCTTACCTCGGTGCAGCCTGCCGGAGGGGAAGGTAAAGAGGACTTGGAGGCCAAAGCAGAAGAGGCGCGGCTTCTCGAAGATGGCCGCAGCACTTTTACTGCCAACCTCGAACTCTGCAGCAAAACCCTGGTGCACGGTACGGAAACGATGCCCAAGGCGCTGGAGAGTGGCGGCCAGGACCTGCTCAAGGAGTCGCGAAATTACATCGCCCTTGTCGATGCGCGGGGGAGCAGCTCCCAGTTGATCGCAGCCAAGGAGCGCTTCGAGCAGGCGGAGAGGGATTTTCTTCAGGTCGTCAACGAGGCGCATGACCGGGAGATGGCCGACCTGAACCTGCACCTCGCCGCAACACTGCAAAACGTCTCCAGCGCCATCGTTTCAGCGGTGGTGCTCTCCGTGGTGGCATTGACCGCTGCCCTTTTTCTAAGCGTGACAGTTCCCTACAAGATTTCCCGCCGTATCGGGATCCTTAAGGATGCCGCCGCCGCGGTCGCCGCAGGCAAGCGCGACGTGGTCGTCCCGGTAACCGAGCATGACGAGATCACGGCGGTGTCGGCCTCCTTCAACACCATGGTGCAGCGGTTGCGGGAATCTGAGGAACGGCTCAGTTCGACCAACAAGTACCTGGACAGTATCATCGCCACCATGCCCGAAGCGCTCACCGTGGTCTCCCGCGAAGGGGCCATCCTCGACGTGAATCGGGCGACCGAGGAGGTGTTCGGCTTTGCCAGGAAGGACATGGTGGGCCGCGACTTTGCCGGGCTGTTCGTCGATCCGAACCTGGGTGATGATTTCATCGCCGCGGTGCTGCGCCAGGAAGGGCTGGTGGAGCGGGAGGCCAGCCTGACGACCGAGGACGGCCGCGCCATCCACGTTCACTTGTCAGCGACCATGCTGGAGTCGAGCGAAAACAGGGACCGCTTCCTCTGCCTGAGCCACGACATCACGCTGCGCAAACAGGCGGAGCAGGAGGTCCACAACCTCGCGTACTTTGACCAGTTGACCGGCCTGGCCAATCGGACCCTGTTTTACGACCGCTGTTCCCAGGCGCTCGCCCGCGCCAAGCGCTACGGTGAGATGTTCGCCATCCTCTTCTTCGACCTGGACCATTTCAAGGACGTCAACGACACACTGGGGCACCATGCCGGCGACCAGTTGCTGCAACTTGTGGTGCAGCGTTTCCGGACGATCATCAGGGCGAGCGACACCTTCGCCCGCCTGGGGGGAGACGAATTCGCCCTGCTGTGCTGTCAGGTGTCGGGGGTGGACGGCGTAACCAAGCTGGCCGAGAAGCTGCTTGACCTGGGCAAGCAGCCTTTCGAGGTGGAGAACCGTCAGATCTATTCCGGCGCCAGCATCGGCATCGTCCTCTTCCCCGAGGATGGCGGAGACATCGCCACCCTGCTCAAGAACGGCGACCTGGCCATGTACGCCGCCAAAAGCGCAGGGGGGAACCGGTACCAGTTCTTCTCAAAAGGGCTGAACCAGCAGGCGCTGGAGCGGGTGGCGCTCGAGGCGGCCTTGCGCGAGGCGCTCAAAAACGACCGGCTGACGCTGCACTACCAGCCGCAGCTCGAGTTGCCGGGGGGGAGGGGGCTCGGCATGGAAGCCCTGGCCCGCTGGCACGACGACACCTTGGGGGAAGTCTCGCCGGCGCGCTTCATCCCAATCGCCGAGCAGACAGGGTTGATTCACGAACTAGGGGCCTGGGTGCTGCGCGAGGCTTGCGTTCAGTGCAAGCGCTGGCATCAGAAAGGCTACCAGGTAACCGTCAGCGTCAACGTCTCCATCAAGCAGATGATGCAGGAGGGATTCTCCGAGATGGTGGTGGGGACGCTCCTCGAGGCAGGGCTGGAGCCGAAGTTCCTCGACCTGGAGTTGACCGAGAGCATGCTCATGGAGAAAGCGGCTGAATCTGTGGCCATGCTGCGCATGTTCAAATCACTCGGGGTACAGATTTCCATCGATGACTTCGGCACCGGGTATTCCTCGTTGAGCTATCTGAAGAACTTCTCGGTGGACCGGATCAAGATCGACCAGTCCTTCGTCAGGGACGTCACCGCCCGGGACGACGCCGTCGGGATCATCAAGGCCATCGTCGCCATCGGGCACAGCATGGGGCTCCAGGTCATCGCCGAGGGTGTGGAGAGCCAGGAGGAGCAGGAGAAACTCCTGTTGTGCAAGTGCGACCAGGTCCAGGGGTACCTGCATGCGAGGCCGATGCCCCCCCCCCAGGCCGCTGCCTTCCTGCAGGATGCCTTCGCCCGCGCCGAGGCGGGAGCAGGGAAAGGGGAGAACTTGTGA
- a CDS encoding PAS domain S-box protein — MPLYHKQQRSLLLAALILAGLAGNYFNFSIFLNIDFLFGSIFAMLALQTLGLGRGVLAALVIGSYTYFLWNHPYATLIVVAETALVGLLVQRRRIGLVAADALYWAVIGMPLVFLFYHVVMQVPLSNTYIVMTKQAVNGIANAIVARLIFTGFALRLKSARISFGEVIATLLACFVLVPSLLLLAIGCRSEFTETDRMIRQDLLQGIGVEARRLETWVENRKIPLVHLAELAAASSPRQVQPFVEQTVKNDHNLKRAGLLDRDATITAYWPLLDDMGQPCIGKNFADRPYIPEMKRTLKPMLSEVVMARIGTPHPIVSVCAPVVTAGKYNGYAIGILSLEQVKEQLDKVSAHSEMLYTLLDKNGKVIMSNRPGQKVMTPLHRGEGSLRRLDATITQWVPVAARNVPISERWKKSYYVAEATLGDFAEWKLILEQPVAPFQKRLNDSYTGKLTVLFVILLMSLALADLLSRRLMGTFQNLRRITSDVPATLASGGSVTWPESGITETSDLIANFKEMSGSIEQYLAELKHLNDSLEQRVEERTRQVERLSSEQRTILSTMPLGACLIMDRKIHRTNPAFDRIMGYQPGETVGQETSILYADPGWHQRVGEAGYQALERGEIYCTDALMKRKDGSLIWCNLMGQMVNPGAPEDGSIWIIQDITERKAMESQLRSSESHYRLLTEDVADVVWKLDGEFRFTYISPADHKLRGFKATEVLGHTIFEQTSEAWHDAITVAMGSHDADQPPATSLEIQQLCKDGSQIWTEISITAERGRDGAVTGYHGITRDITQRKQAAQLEQQLLHAQKLESLGVLAGGIAHDFNNILMAIMGNADLALLRTPEGSAVADNLHRIQDSAARAADLTKQMLAYSGKGRFVVETVDLNRLIEDLMHLLEVSVSKKVTLTLDLHRPLPLMDADPTQLRQIVMNLVINASEAIGDATGHIVIATGSAEVERQKLQGGQEVALPDGTYVYLMVSDNGCGMEQETQARLFDPFFTTKFTGRGLGMAAVQGIVKGHKGAISIDSKPGEGSIFKVFLPAGAVAAPVAKSSPPQAVRHQGGGTVLLVDDEENVRSVGTLMLRQMGYTVLQAKDGYEALDVFRKTPGITFVLLDLVMPRMDGRECLRELRRLAPDIAVIMSSGYDEQELAREFDDIRPNGFLQKPYDLAVLRETLARSLPVEAVTT; from the coding sequence GTGCCGCTTTACCATAAGCAACAGCGCTCCCTTCTGCTGGCAGCCCTCATCCTCGCCGGTCTAGCCGGCAACTACTTCAATTTCAGCATCTTCCTCAACATCGACTTCCTCTTCGGCAGCATCTTCGCCATGCTGGCCCTGCAAACCCTTGGCCTGGGCCGCGGTGTGCTCGCAGCACTGGTCATCGGCAGCTATACCTATTTTCTGTGGAACCACCCCTACGCCACCCTGATCGTGGTCGCCGAGACCGCACTGGTCGGGCTTCTGGTGCAGCGGCGGCGTATCGGCCTGGTCGCTGCCGACGCGTTGTACTGGGCCGTAATCGGCATGCCCCTGGTCTTTTTGTTCTACCACGTGGTGATGCAGGTTCCCTTGAGCAACACCTACATCGTCATGACCAAGCAGGCCGTGAACGGCATCGCCAACGCGATCGTCGCCCGCCTCATCTTCACCGGCTTCGCACTCAGGTTGAAGTCTGCACGTATCTCGTTCGGAGAGGTAATCGCAACCCTGCTGGCCTGTTTCGTCCTGGTTCCCTCCCTGCTGCTGCTGGCCATCGGCTGCCGCTCAGAATTCACAGAAACCGATCGGATGATCAGGCAGGACCTGCTGCAGGGCATCGGGGTGGAAGCAAGGCGGCTGGAGACCTGGGTGGAGAACCGCAAAATTCCGCTGGTGCACCTGGCGGAACTGGCGGCTGCGTCCTCCCCGCGGCAGGTGCAGCCCTTCGTGGAGCAGACAGTCAAAAACGATCACAACCTCAAGCGCGCCGGCCTTTTGGACCGCGATGCCACGATCACCGCATATTGGCCCCTGCTAGACGACATGGGCCAACCCTGCATCGGCAAGAACTTCGCCGACCGCCCCTACATCCCGGAAATGAAGCGGACGCTCAAGCCCATGCTCTCGGAAGTAGTGATGGCGCGCATCGGGACACCGCACCCGATCGTATCGGTGTGTGCTCCGGTGGTAACGGCGGGAAAGTACAACGGCTACGCCATCGGGATTTTGAGCCTGGAGCAGGTCAAGGAACAACTGGACAAGGTGTCGGCTCATAGCGAGATGCTGTACACGCTGCTGGACAAAAACGGCAAAGTCATCATGAGCAACAGGCCGGGGCAGAAGGTGATGACCCCCTTGCACAGGGGTGAGGGAAGCCTGCGTCGCCTCGATGCCACGATCACCCAGTGGGTCCCCGTCGCGGCCCGCAACGTCCCGATATCGGAGCGGTGGAAGAAGTCCTACTACGTTGCCGAGGCGACCTTGGGCGATTTCGCCGAGTGGAAGCTGATCCTGGAGCAGCCGGTGGCCCCGTTCCAAAAGCGGCTCAACGACAGCTACACCGGCAAGCTCACAGTGCTCTTCGTGATCCTGCTCATGTCGCTGGCGCTCGCCGACCTGTTGAGCCGCCGCTTGATGGGGACCTTCCAAAACCTGCGCAGGATCACCAGCGATGTCCCCGCAACCCTGGCATCGGGTGGCAGCGTGACCTGGCCGGAGAGCGGCATCACGGAAACCAGCGACCTGATCGCCAACTTCAAGGAGATGAGCGGCAGCATCGAGCAGTACCTGGCCGAACTGAAACACCTGAACGATTCCCTCGAGCAGCGGGTCGAGGAGCGCACCCGCCAGGTGGAGAGACTGTCGAGCGAGCAGCGCACCATCCTCAGCACCATGCCGCTTGGCGCCTGCCTGATCATGGACCGCAAGATTCACCGGACCAACCCCGCCTTCGACAGGATCATGGGGTACCAACCGGGGGAAACGGTAGGGCAGGAGACTTCAATCCTCTACGCCGACCCGGGGTGGCACCAGAGGGTGGGAGAGGCGGGGTACCAGGCGCTCGAGCGGGGGGAAATCTACTGCACGGATGCCCTGATGAAGCGCAAGGATGGCTCGCTGATCTGGTGCAATCTCATGGGACAGATGGTCAATCCCGGCGCGCCAGAGGACGGCTCCATCTGGATCATCCAGGACATCACGGAACGAAAGGCGATGGAGTCGCAGCTGCGCAGCAGCGAGAGCCACTACCGCCTGCTTACCGAGGACGTGGCCGACGTGGTCTGGAAGCTGGACGGGGAGTTCCGTTTCACCTACATCAGCCCCGCCGACCATAAACTGCGCGGCTTCAAGGCAACCGAGGTCCTCGGGCACACCATCTTCGAACAGACCAGCGAGGCCTGGCATGACGCCATAACCGTGGCGATGGGATCGCACGACGCGGACCAGCCACCCGCCACGTCGCTCGAGATCCAGCAGCTTTGCAAGGATGGCTCGCAGATCTGGACCGAGATATCGATCACCGCCGAGCGCGGCAGGGACGGGGCGGTGACGGGGTACCACGGCATCACCAGGGACATCACCCAAAGAAAGCAGGCGGCCCAACTAGAACAGCAACTGCTGCACGCCCAGAAGCTGGAAAGCCTCGGCGTGCTGGCCGGCGGCATCGCCCACGACTTCAACAACATCCTCATGGCCATCATGGGCAACGCGGACCTGGCCCTGTTGCGCACGCCGGAGGGATCAGCCGTGGCGGACAACCTGCACAGGATCCAGGACTCGGCTGCACGGGCCGCGGATCTGACCAAGCAGATGCTCGCCTACTCCGGCAAGGGGAGGTTTGTCGTGGAGACGGTGGACCTGAACCGGCTCATCGAGGACCTGATGCACCTGCTGGAAGTCTCTGTCTCCAAGAAGGTCACCCTCACTCTCGACCTGCACCGGCCGTTACCGCTCATGGACGCCGACCCGACGCAACTGCGCCAGATCGTCATGAACCTGGTAATCAACGCCTCGGAAGCGATAGGGGACGCCACCGGCCATATCGTCATCGCCACCGGCAGCGCGGAGGTCGAGCGGCAAAAGCTGCAAGGTGGGCAGGAGGTGGCGTTGCCTGACGGTACCTACGTTTACCTGATGGTCTCCGACAACGGTTGCGGGATGGAGCAGGAAACGCAGGCGAGGCTTTTCGATCCCTTTTTCACCACTAAATTCACCGGCCGGGGTTTGGGTATGGCAGCAGTCCAGGGGATCGTCAAGGGACACAAAGGGGCCATCAGCATCGACAGCAAACCGGGCGAGGGGTCCATCTTCAAGGTCTTCCTGCCGGCAGGAGCAGTCGCAGCGCCGGTGGCGAAGAGCAGCCCGCCCCAGGCGGTCCGGCATCAGGGCGGCGGCACGGTACTGCTGGTGGACGACGAGGAGAACGTGCGCAGCGTAGGGACTCTCATGCTCAGGCAGATGGGGTATACCGTGCTGCAGGCAAAGGATGGCTATGAAGCGCTGGACGTCTTCCGGAAGACACCGGGGATAACCTTTGTCCTCCTCGACCTGGTCATGCCCCGGATGGACGGCAGGGAATGCCTGCGCGAGTTGCGCCGGCTCGCCCCGGACATCGCGGTCATCATGTCCAGCGGCTACGACGAGCAGGAGCTGGCACGGGAGTTCGACGACATCAGACCCAACGGGTTTTTGCAGAAACCCTACGACCTGGCGGTCCTTAGGGAAACGCTGGCAAGATCGCTGCCGGTGGAGGCTGTCACAACCTGA
- a CDS encoding methyl-accepting chemotaxis protein yields the protein MNFLLDLYLHLRIRTRIILLCICYSFCIVFAVVAGRSFSLALSVVSTTVFLVLGAFFSALLFWSVNDALRRIIAILQTMIDGDLSQPIAAKRNNEISTIIRSIDVLQSTMRDIIRQIKQNSEQVALTSHQLQENAERISAGTDDAAAQTNAVAVASEQMAVTSGDIARNCMNAADNSKRASQSAGLGAEVVRQTTQGMERIASRVQGAATTVAELGARSDQIDQIIGTIQDIADQTNLLALNAAIEAARAGEQGRGFAVVADEVRALAERTTSATREIGEMIKAIQGGTRGAIAAIEEGVAEVGKGAESSTRSGEALEEILAQVGEVNSQIGQITAAAQQQTSTTDEITRSIQKITEVVQQTARGVNHTAAAATTLALQSEELERLVGQFRL from the coding sequence ATGAACTTTCTACTCGATCTCTACCTCCACCTCCGCATTCGCACTCGTATCATTCTGCTTTGTATCTGTTACAGCTTCTGCATTGTCTTTGCCGTGGTCGCAGGAAGGTCGTTCTCGCTGGCCCTCTCGGTAGTCTCGACCACGGTGTTCCTGGTACTGGGTGCATTCTTCAGCGCGCTGCTGTTCTGGTCGGTCAACGACGCGCTGCGGCGCATCATCGCCATCCTGCAGACCATGATTGACGGGGATCTGTCCCAGCCCATCGCCGCCAAGCGTAACAACGAGATCAGCACCATTATCCGCTCGATCGACGTACTGCAAAGCACAATGCGCGACATCATCCGCCAGATCAAGCAGAACTCGGAGCAGGTGGCCCTCACCTCGCACCAGCTGCAGGAGAACGCGGAGCGCATCTCCGCCGGCACCGATGACGCCGCCGCCCAGACCAATGCTGTGGCTGTCGCCAGCGAGCAGATGGCGGTAACCTCCGGCGACATCGCGCGCAACTGCATGAATGCAGCCGACAACTCCAAGCGTGCCAGCCAGAGCGCCGGCCTTGGCGCCGAGGTGGTGCGCCAGACCACGCAGGGGATGGAGCGGATCGCGAGCCGGGTGCAGGGGGCGGCTACCACCGTGGCGGAACTGGGCGCACGTTCGGACCAGATCGACCAGATCATCGGCACCATCCAGGATATCGCCGATCAGACCAACCTCCTGGCGCTCAACGCCGCCATCGAGGCCGCCCGTGCCGGGGAGCAGGGGAGGGGGTTTGCCGTGGTCGCCGACGAGGTGCGTGCGCTGGCGGAGCGGACTACCAGCGCCACCCGTGAGATTGGGGAGATGATCAAGGCAATCCAGGGGGGGACACGCGGCGCGATCGCCGCCATAGAGGAAGGGGTGGCCGAGGTGGGCAAGGGGGCCGAGTCCTCGACCCGCTCTGGAGAGGCCCTGGAGGAGATCCTGGCCCAGGTGGGAGAGGTGAACAGCCAGATCGGCCAGATCACCGCCGCTGCCCAGCAGCAGACCTCCACCACCGACGAGATAACCCGCAGTATCCAGAAGATTACCGAGGTGGTGCAGCAGACCGCGCGCGGGGTGAATCACACGGCCGCCGCAGCCACCACCCTGGCGCTGCAGTCGGAGGAACTGGAGCGGCTGGTAGGGCAGTTCAGGTTGTGA
- the hcp gene encoding hydroxylamine reductase: protein MASAMFCRQCEQAARGVGCDVMGNCGKNPEVSALLDLMIFGLQGVALYASKARELGKTDEEVDRFMLDGLFTRVTNVNFDPDDIARRLQNCHRMKEKAKALYEDADRQQKGGDATQLTEEAANWQPAGDTRALIDQGRHHGIRTWHQDENILSTIEILIYGLLGMGAFAWHAAEMEKEDDGIYEFIHRSLAKTTDPQASLEDFVGLSLECGKWNLRTMELLYDGHAELLQAPEPMKVNLGTRGGKGIVVSGHDLPMLEEILKQSEGKGINVYTHGEMLPANGYPGLRKYPHFVGHFGTAWQNQARELPDFPGAIIFNTNCIQKPEASYTDRLFTWGEVAWPGIPHLEGYDFTPVIDKALALPDLPENPGQEILVGFGHEAVFKVAGTVVDAVKNGAVKHFFLIGGCDGAKTGRNYYTDLAEKVPKDCVILTLACGKNRFNRIEFGDIGGIPRLLDVGQCNDAYSAIRIAVALADAFQCEVNELPLSMILSWYEQKAHVILLTLLHLGIKGIRLGPSLPAYVTPAVLDVLVQNYDLGPITTPEQDLQHALGQ from the coding sequence ATGGCTAGTGCGATGTTTTGTCGGCAATGTGAACAGGCGGCGCGCGGGGTAGGGTGCGACGTAATGGGGAACTGCGGTAAGAACCCCGAGGTCTCGGCGCTTTTGGACCTGATGATCTTCGGGCTGCAAGGGGTGGCGCTGTACGCGAGCAAGGCGCGCGAGCTGGGCAAGACGGACGAGGAAGTCGATCGCTTCATGCTGGACGGCCTCTTCACCCGGGTCACCAACGTCAACTTCGACCCCGACGACATAGCGCGCCGGTTGCAGAACTGCCACCGGATGAAAGAGAAGGCCAAGGCGCTTTACGAGGACGCCGATCGCCAGCAAAAGGGGGGCGATGCGACACAACTGACCGAGGAGGCGGCCAACTGGCAGCCGGCGGGGGACACCCGGGCGCTCATCGACCAGGGGCGTCACCACGGGATCCGCACCTGGCACCAGGACGAAAACATTCTCTCCACCATCGAGATCCTGATCTACGGCCTGCTCGGGATGGGTGCCTTCGCCTGGCACGCCGCCGAGATGGAAAAGGAAGATGACGGCATCTACGAGTTCATCCACCGCTCCCTGGCGAAGACCACCGACCCGCAGGCGAGCCTGGAGGATTTCGTCGGGCTGTCGCTTGAGTGCGGCAAGTGGAACCTGCGCACCATGGAACTGCTTTACGACGGACACGCAGAGCTGCTGCAGGCTCCGGAGCCGATGAAGGTGAACCTCGGCACCCGAGGCGGCAAGGGGATCGTGGTCTCGGGCCACGATCTCCCCATGCTGGAGGAGATCCTAAAGCAAAGTGAAGGGAAGGGGATCAACGTCTACACCCACGGCGAAATGCTTCCCGCCAACGGCTACCCTGGCCTCAGGAAATATCCCCACTTCGTAGGCCACTTCGGCACCGCCTGGCAGAACCAGGCCCGCGAGCTTCCCGACTTCCCCGGCGCCATCATCTTCAACACCAACTGCATCCAGAAGCCCGAGGCGAGCTACACCGACCGGCTCTTCACCTGGGGCGAGGTGGCGTGGCCGGGTATCCCACACCTGGAGGGGTACGACTTTACCCCCGTTATCGACAAAGCGCTGGCGCTGCCGGACCTTCCCGAGAACCCTGGACAGGAAATCCTGGTGGGGTTTGGCCACGAAGCGGTGTTCAAGGTGGCCGGCACCGTGGTTGACGCGGTGAAAAACGGCGCGGTGAAGCACTTCTTCCTGATCGGCGGCTGCGACGGGGCAAAGACCGGGCGCAACTACTACACCGACCTCGCCGAGAAGGTCCCCAAGGACTGCGTCATCCTGACCCTCGCCTGCGGCAAGAACCGCTTCAACCGGATAGAGTTCGGCGACATCGGCGGCATCCCGCGCCTACTGGACGTGGGGCAGTGCAACGACGCCTACTCCGCAATCCGCATCGCGGTCGCCCTGGCCGACGCGTTCCAGTGCGAGGTCAACGAGCTGCCGCTTTCCATGATCCTGTCCTGGTACGAGCAGAAGGCCCACGTGATCCTGCTGACGCTGCTGCATCTCGGCATCAAGGGAATCCGCCTGGGTCCATCACTCCCCGCTTACGTGACGCCGGCGGTGCTCGACGTCCTGGTGCAGAATTATGACCTTGGCCCCATCACCACTCCAGAGCAGGACCTGCAGCACGCGCTTGGACAATAA
- a CDS encoding CsbD family protein: MRSSSRDTSNGILHETKGKVKETTGKVFGNVSLETEGKAEKIAGKVQKNVGKAEKNIEEDPSLHRHGKY, encoded by the coding sequence ATGAGATCCAGCAGCAGAGATACATCAAACGGCATACTCCACGAAACTAAGGGCAAAGTTAAGGAAACTACCGGCAAGGTATTCGGGAATGTTTCATTGGAAACCGAAGGCAAGGCCGAGAAGATAGCCGGCAAGGTGCAGAAAAACGTCGGCAAAGCTGAGAAAAATATCGAGGAGGATCCCAGCTTGCACCGTCACGGCAAATACTAA